GCCATGCTGAAAGGCGATTAACGGGCCAGGTTCTCTGACTTGGCTGAAGGATGCCATCGAATTACATTGATGAATACACATGATGTCAggcactgggttgtctggtccagactcgatcattcaCCCAACCTTGTGAAACGGCTGGAATATGCTAATAATAGCAGTTTAATAACAAATAAAGAAGACAGAACATCATAGGGAACTCGGGTTCTATTATCGTTACAAGGGTACAATTGGTGTTCAGTGGTATGGTCGAAATGTTGGACTCAGAAGCTCTGTGCGTGTGTTTTATGTCAGTGGTTCCCGAACCGGAAGGGCTTAATCTGCGGCATATTGGAAGGAGGGTACGGCGGTAGTGGCTTCATCCTGAATCAAATCATCACTGGCTTCATCAACCCTGAAAACCTCTCTCCTGACCAGGAAGTAGGAGATAACGAGTAAGCAGAAGTCTGTTGATGAATGTGACAGCAGAAGGAAGAGCTTGTTGTGATAGGTTTCACTGGCAGCCATACCATACTCACACACGCTCATACAGATGCAAATATATTATGTTTGTATAGAAGATACATGTATGTTGACCTAAACTGATGGAGATCACAGTTTCCACAATGTTAACATAAGAACTAGTTAAAACACTCAATATTGTTATGTGACAGCTGAAAAAAGAGTCATCGTGATCATCAGTGATCCATTCTCACATTTGGTatctgcatatatatatatctgtatgtatgtatgtatgtatgtgtatgcatgtgtgtatatatatatctctgtatgtatgtatgtatgtattatacatacatacatacatacagagatatatatatacacacatacatacacatacatacatacatacatacatacagagatatatatatacacacatacatacatacatacagctgAAAAAAGAGTCATCGTGATCATCAGTGATCCATTCTCACATTTGGTAtctgcatatatatatgtatgtatgtatgtatgtatgtatgtatgtatgtgtgtatatatatatatctctctgtatgtatgtatgtataatacatacatacatacatacagagatatatacatacacacatgcatacacatacatacatacatacatacagatatatatatatgcagatACCAAATGTGAGAATGGATCACTGATGATCACGATGACTCTTTTTTCAGCTGTCACATAACAATATTGAGTGTTTTAACTAGTTCTTATGTTAACATCGTGGAAACAtcgtgcatacatacatacatacatacatacatatatacacacacacatacatacatacatacatacagatatatatatatatatatatatatagatatatatagatatacatacatacagatatatatatacatacagatatatatatatctgtatatactGTTACACTTGAGCACATTACACCCAGCGATTCCCAGACCACGACCGActagtgtttgtctgtgtgtaggtACTTTACACAGGCGATTCTCCTGGACATGGTGCCGTACACGTACCTGCTGCTGGGAGGGTTGTACACTGTGGTATTCGCCATAGGCATCTTGCTGATGAAGGAACCACCTGATGACAACGCCCAGGTGAGTAGGGTGTCTGTACCTGATGACCCTAATAGGTGAACAGGGTGTCTGTACCATATGACCCCGAACAGGTGAGCAGGGTGTCTGTACCTGATGGCCTAACCCAGATGAACAGGGAGTCTCTACCTCATGACCTCTCCCAGGAGAGCTCGGTGTCTCTACTTGATGACCCCGCCCAGGTGAGCAGTGTGTCTGTACCTGATGATCTCGTCCAATGAGTTGGATGCCTGTACCTGATGACCACACCCAGGTGAACAAGGTGTCTGTACCTGATGACCTCTCAGAGATGAGTAGGCCGTCTGTACCTGATGACCTCTCCCATGTGAGTAGGTTGTCTGTACCTGATGACCTTTCCCAGGTGTGTACCTGTGTCTGTACCTGATGACTCCGCCAAGTGGGCAGATTATCTGTAGCTGATGACTCTGCCCTGGCGAGCAGGGTGTCTGTACCTTATGGCCTCACCCAGGAACAACGATGACTCTCACTCATGTGATACATGTTAGATAGAAGCCATAGTATCCATTTGAATACATTTTATCTTTTGTTATTATTAAGCAACATTAACGTGAATTTGTAAGAAATAGCACAAGCCGAatacgcccccccccccccccccatgttgatcatgtatattttacacCATCAGTTCACATCAATCAGAAATAGCATGTCGAACACCGATTCACATGGCAATGGCCATTTAGATATAATGTGTGTAATCTACACCGTTGATAATTCGCATCAATCGGAAACAAATGATATCGACCGTCCCACCAAATGATACTACTGAATGTTGACAAACATGCTTGACCATTTGATAAATGCCACGATGTAGTATTTTCTGCCACAGGAAATATCAGTTAATTACAAAAATGAAGAAGGAGGAggtgttgttgctgttgcaaCGATCAGTCAAAAGGACACGAGCACTGAGGTCATCAAGGAGTCTCACACTCAAGCGTAAGCTCCCTATCCCCTACTCCATCCAGTCCATAACATTTATCTACAGCATATAATCATAAGGAAAAGCCATTGTAGAAAGAGAATCACCCGTTATTTAATAATAAATGCAATAATGAGTAAACCTCTGcacataaaacattttgtggTATAACGGAGACAATAAGGTGTTTTTGTCCAGCCCCGACATGACACCGACGGAGGTCCTGCACACCTGGATATTCTATGCCGTGTGGTTTGCATACTTCTTTGAAGGTTTTGCTgttgatgtcaacttcttcttttaCAAGGTAAAGTATCAATGTATAGTATTCTAAAGAATTTTAACATTTTATCCCACAACAGAAATGTCATCAAAGAAAATGATACAATCACGtctgacaaaaaaaacaaaacaaaaaagtaaacccaaacaaacaaaaaaccaaaacaaacaaatacacgaaaaaaaacaacaaacaacaaaacaaaacaaacaacaacaacaaaacaacaacaacccaaaacaacaattcaaaacaaaaaagcaaacaaaccaaaaaaaaccaattTGGTATTGGATATCGTCAAAGGTGATATGCACTACATTTTGCTGGAAGAACGTAGCATGTACGAACCCTTTACGTGCTGGCGATGGTGGATAGAGAGGATGTGGGGTGGCTTTCCAAAGAGGTAAATACAGTAATATTTGTAGACGTACCCCATGTCTCTCTTTAAATGCCACGAATGgtctctagtgtggtgatctacctccagcTGCTGGCGATCTCTAGCTCCATTctatattgtgttgttttgaaatgatttagcATTTTACACTGAACTCAAACTGGTATTAATTAACTTGTGATAATCAAAACGTtatactgtcctttgctgacagaattttaaaaatgtatgaagatatttatttgtagtattgtcgtcacgatatggctgatgtgacgatgtgacgtaaacgtttatctcactcactttaaatgaCACTGTTAGCAAGGCTGTTTCTGTCTACGGCTCTGCTAATATCTGCAAGAAAGTTAGAAGATCAGTGAACGGAGGTTCGACTCCCAGACTTACTCTACATGATGTCACCTAGATACTGTAAGTGACGgtgtggtagcccagtggttggagctttcgctcgtcacgccgaaaacccgggttatgttcacacatggtacaatgtgtgaagcccatttcaggagTCACCAGCCGTGGTGTGGCTGCAATAATGTTAACAGCAATGTaacactgaactcactcactcccttagAAATTGTTCAAAGAgacacccaactcactcactcattcaaatcTGCAACAGACCTATGGCGAGACGTTCATTGATGATGATTACTTCCTGGCTCTTGTGGCCTCGTTTGGGTCCGTGAGCGTTGTGGCCGGGAATCTTTTCTGGGGCGTTCTCGCAGACAAGTATACGTACAAGgtaatatgtttgaaaataattttgagAATTAAGAACCCAACCGTTTTTCCGTATAATATAGCCTAGTAGTAAAAACGTTCGCTCTCCACGTCGAAGATAcgggttcgattttccaaaTGGGTAGGACGTGTGATGATATTGCCGGAAAGCGGCACCAATCAAACTCATGTTTGACGCCCACCCACAAGAGACTATTCAATAGTGACGCTGAGCATATATACCATAATCTTTTAAGTTTACCACCAATTTCTATATTTGCAATACGCACCAGCCTGTTCTGATGATCGTCAACTGCGTTTTCGGCGTCTTCACATCAACATTCTGTCTCACCGAGTATGGAGGAAAACCGATGTACTTCATCTGGGTGTGCGCCATACACTTCGCCTTCACTGGGCCTTTAACAATCCTACCCTTAATAGCCATGGAGGCGTTCGGTAGCAAGCACTTCTCCGTCAACTACGGCCTTCTCAACACCACAGCGGTAACAATCCAGATTTTATATAGATGGACACTTATTTCGAGACCAAAAGTTTGATATTCTGAAGGCTGAGACTtggctgaaaatgaaatttcagaTTATGTCACGAAATGACATGTCTTTCAAAAATAATACAGAAAAACGACTTTAGTGGACGATAGCATACCAGCCCATCGGGCTACGAACCTACCCCTTTACTCGAACTGAATGATCGGTACCCCCTATACTGATTACTATAAACTGATTGCAAACGCAGAGTAAATCTTAATATATGAGACGCTGTATTTGTTAACTTTATAGCCCATGTAGGGTCATGATTTCTTGTATCCACATGTTTCGAAGTTCGGATATCtcgatatgtatatatactgcgaTGTTGACATAATGAGTCATTCTTAACATTTATCATTTTGTGAAGGCGGTTAGATTAGTCTGTAACACATTTAGCTGACGTCCCTTATTTTAGGTTACTCTTTACAGGTCAAATGAATATAGCCAGAATATTGTTTTCTCTTTCTAGGTTGCCTTCAGTTTTTTCATGGCGTTTTTCTCCTCCCATGTCAAAGATACCATAGGCTGGCATGGGATATATTTACTAGCGGCTGGTTTTCTCGTCATTAGTAAGTTACCTTTCACGGTGTTctgggtatatatttgacctCCTATAAAGCAACAACATTCACTTCATGCAGTTTAATTTAACGCCATAAATATGAATATCAACGGTGGTACAAGGTTTAATCAATGTTTCTCTCTCAACACAAACGCTAGGAGATAACAGCATTCACTAGTCTTGATTAGATTAGACTGGCAAAGTAGAAGTGAAAATTGCATGAATGATCACTGGAAATCCGTGGAGACACGGGTGTTCTGACCGGGTTACGTCTACAGAGCCCTCCACTAGAGATCAGAAATGGCACCTGAACATAAAGtgtgtaacatttaaacaatgGTTGACTGCAACTCCCCTGACTACCAGACTACCTgtggtagagtaggccttcagcaacccatggttgccataaaaggcgactatgcttgtcctaagtggcgactaacgggatcgggtggtcaggctcgctgacttggttgacacatgtcgtcggttcctaattgcgcagatctatgctcatgttgttgatcactggattgtttagtccagactcgattattaacagaccgccgccatatagctggaatattgctgagtgctgcgtaaaactcaactcaactcactcactcactcactcaaacccactcactcacttaccataACGACCGCCACATCAGCTTACGTATGTTACACTGTTGTGTCATGTTAGCTTTGGTTGATTAAGTGTacggcggtggtgtagcctagtggtaaaagcgttcgctcatcacgatGAAGACCCAGGtcgggtacaatgtatgaagccaatATCTGACGATATTGCTTGAACGTACATTGTCGTAAATTGACGTAAGTTGAAAAACGACGTAAACTGacgtaaacctcactcactcattcacataatGAAGTGTGCACATGTTGTTTTTACTTTCAATGTCGTAAACAAGGTATGTTTTATAAAATACAGTTCGAAAATCTGTTTCTGTGTatgatcaatatgaaatgtgcTGATTACACCTTGTTTCTCAAATGTCCTTACGGGGCGGTgggggaagcctagtggttaaagcgttcgctcatcactccgatgacccgagttcgattcttcaaatgggtacagtgtgtgaagcccatttcatgtgttccccgccgtaatattgctggaacattgcttaagtggtgtaaaactcactcactcaatgatcCGTACTGTTCCAGGTTTTGGGTTTTCTTCAGTCGTCTTTTTCAAGAAGTTTCAGAGGTGACAGTGACACTGCTGACATAAAAacgtttgtacataaatatgattCTGTACATACT
This genomic stretch from Haliotis asinina isolate JCU_RB_2024 chromosome 4, JCU_Hal_asi_v2, whole genome shotgun sequence harbors:
- the LOC137282621 gene encoding uncharacterized MFS-type transporter YhjX-like translates to MEEKPKGTCTGVPSKGIITIIGSICIVFCMGNGYTFGNFNPYITSYLRNRSASTDVAYADSVWISTANTIVYGSTMPVLTLLERRLSARGCIVIGAIIYSISVASTYFSINYSYITVAASYGAIGAGKALSYPITTKLAFRWFPNRKGLICGILEGGYGGSGFILNQIITGFINPENLSPDQEVGDNEYFTQAILLDMVPYTYLLLGGLYTVVFAIGILLMKEPPDDNAQEISVNYKNEEGGGVVAVATISQKDTSTEVIKESHTQAPDMTPTEVLHTWIFYAVWFAYFFEGFAVDVNFFFYKTYGETFIDDDYFLALVASFGSVSVVAGNLFWGVLADKYTYKPVLMIVNCVFGVFTSTFCLTEYGGKPMYFIWVCAIHFAFTGPLTILPLIAMEAFGSKHFSVNYGLLNTTAVAFSFFMAFFSSHVKDTIGWHGIYLLAAGFLVISFGFSSVVFFKKFQR